The genomic window TATCTTAGAGGAGCCTATGGGGCAAAAGAAGAAGTAAGCCCTTACACAGCTTCTCTTTTTTATGCTTTAGATAGATGGGAGGCAAAAGAAAAAATAAAGAAATGGTTAAAACAAAATTTTATGGTAATTGCTGACCGTTATTTGCCTTCTAACTTAGCCCATCAAGGAGCAAAAATAAAAAATGCCCGAGAGAGAAAAAAATTCTATCAATGGGCATTAGAAATGGAATATAAAAAATTATTTCTTCCCCGGCCGGATATTATTTTTCTTCTTCATTTGCCGGCGGAAATTTCTTTTGAGTTGATCGAACACAAGAAAAAAAGAAATTATTTAAAAGGGGGAAAAAGAGATATTCATGAAAAAGATTTGATTTATTTGAAAAAAGTAGAAGCGGTCTATTTAGAAATAGCCCGCCTTTTTAATAAAGAATTTAAAATAATTGAATGTGTAGAAAACAAAAAATTGCTTTCCCCCAAAGAAATTTCCCAAAAAATTGAAAAAGTTTTAGCAAAAAATATATAAATTAGATTTTGGACAAAATCGTTGTCAAATTTGATTTTTTAGCGAGATATCCCTT from Parcubacteria group bacterium ADurb.Bin159 includes these protein-coding regions:
- the tmk gene encoding Thymidylate kinase yields the protein MRNKFRFIVLEGSDGSGKATQTKLLSAQLKKNNFITKTISFPQYNCASSYFVKQYLRGAYGAKEEVSPYTASLFYALDRWEAKEKIKKWLKQNFMVIADRYLPSNLAHQGAKIKNARERKKFYQWALEMEYKKLFLPRPDIIFLLHLPAEISFELIEHKKKRNYLKGGKRDIHEKDLIYLKKVEAVYLEIARLFNKEFKIIECVENKKLLSPKEISQKIEKVLAKNI